From a region of the Agromyces ramosus genome:
- a CDS encoding thiamine pyrophosphate-dependent dehydrogenase E1 component subunit alpha → MAARERDFTAPTVQLLTPEGELRPSAEAEPYLPVVEALDDATLERFYRDMAVSRRIDLACANLQRQGQLALWVPSHGQEAAQVGSAHAARPQDHLFPSYREHIVGIIRGLDPVRILALLRGATLGGWNPEENGNFHLYTLVLASQTLHATGYAMGMQFDGATGTGDPETDAAVIVYYGDGATSQGDASEALVFASSYQTPQVFFIQNNQWAISVPVSRQSRSPLAGRGHGFGMPGVRIDGNDVLASYAVTRQSLEEARGGHGPSLIEAVTYRMGAHTTADDPTKYRTDGEVEYWAERDPITRYRRWLEGRGASAAFFTDVDAEAAEVAADLRRRALDVPAPTREKIFAHVYTDQHPLMDEQSAWLHAYESGFEGGAA, encoded by the coding sequence GTGGCAGCCCGCGAGAGAGACTTCACCGCGCCGACGGTCCAGCTCCTGACCCCAGAGGGCGAGTTGCGTCCCTCGGCTGAGGCCGAGCCGTACCTCCCCGTCGTCGAGGCGCTCGACGACGCCACCCTCGAGCGGTTCTACCGCGACATGGCCGTCTCGCGACGCATCGACCTGGCGTGCGCGAACCTGCAGCGGCAGGGCCAGCTCGCGCTCTGGGTGCCGAGCCACGGCCAGGAGGCCGCGCAGGTCGGCTCGGCACACGCCGCCCGCCCGCAAGACCATCTCTTCCCGTCGTACCGCGAGCACATCGTCGGCATCATCCGCGGACTCGACCCGGTGCGCATCCTCGCCCTCCTCCGCGGCGCGACGCTCGGCGGGTGGAACCCCGAGGAGAACGGCAACTTCCACCTCTACACGCTCGTGCTCGCCTCGCAGACCCTGCACGCCACGGGCTACGCCATGGGCATGCAGTTCGACGGCGCCACCGGCACGGGTGACCCCGAGACGGATGCCGCGGTCATCGTGTACTACGGCGACGGCGCCACCTCCCAGGGCGACGCGAGCGAGGCCCTCGTGTTCGCGTCGAGCTACCAGACGCCGCAGGTGTTCTTCATCCAGAACAACCAGTGGGCGATCTCGGTGCCCGTCTCGCGGCAGTCGCGCAGCCCGCTCGCCGGGCGCGGTCACGGCTTCGGCATGCCGGGCGTGCGCATCGACGGCAATGACGTGCTCGCGAGCTACGCCGTCACGCGGCAGTCGCTCGAAGAGGCGCGCGGCGGCCACGGCCCAAGCCTCATCGAGGCCGTCACCTACCGCATGGGCGCACACACGACCGCCGACGATCCCACGAAGTACCGCACCGACGGCGAGGTCGAGTACTGGGCCGAGCGTGATCCGATCACGCGCTACCGCAGGTGGCTCGAGGGCCGCGGGGCATCCGCCGCGTTCTTCACCGACGTCGACGCCGAGGCCGCCGAGGTGGCTGCCGACCTTCGCCGCCGGGCGCTCGACGTGCCGGCGCCGACCCGCGAGAAGATCTTCGCGCATGTCTACACCGACCAGCACCCGCTCATGGATGAGCAGTCGGCGTGGCTCCACGCCTACGAGTCGGGTTTCGAGGGAGGCGCAGCATGA